From Novipirellula galeiformis, the proteins below share one genomic window:
- a CDS encoding c-type cytochrome, whose product MWKQSLASVFVLLFGSVATFSAAEEIDAAARGYRWLTENAFLSSDFSQRVVDEVWRSWPEPLRSEAEQATPEQRRAMTFARYGLTTRPGDDSGKPLQYVVSDDGQWTMNCFSCHGGNVYGTPTPGAPNNRFALQTMTEELRRTKLRLFEPLSRMDVGSLVVPLGTTHGTTNAVVFGMGLMLHRDEQLNLVNRAPVQFMHHDLDAPPWWHFYKRPYLYIDGFAQKGHRGLMQFMLVPENGPEFFHQHEDEFRDIYAYLSSLRPPKYEGQIDEKLVGVGKGIFDHNCAECHGTYGVDSEYPNRRIALQDIGTDPVRANALPAIGRSFYARSWFAHAGEADEQQTIVDLDGYVAPPLDGVWASAPYFHNGSVPTLWHVLHPSERPTVWRPVSEQMDEQRVGLSIEVVEKVPLSEPDVAIRRSYFDTRRFSKSNAGHDYPNVLSEAEKTAVLEYLKTL is encoded by the coding sequence ATGTGGAAACAATCTCTTGCATCCGTCTTTGTGCTCCTTTTCGGTTCCGTTGCCACGTTTTCCGCGGCGGAAGAGATCGATGCGGCAGCGCGTGGATATCGCTGGTTGACTGAGAACGCGTTTTTGTCAAGCGATTTTAGCCAGCGCGTTGTCGACGAGGTTTGGCGCAGTTGGCCGGAGCCGTTGCGCAGCGAAGCGGAACAGGCAACGCCTGAGCAGCGACGTGCAATGACCTTCGCCCGCTATGGGTTGACCACGCGGCCCGGTGACGACTCGGGGAAACCGTTGCAGTATGTTGTTTCCGATGACGGTCAATGGACGATGAATTGTTTTTCATGTCACGGCGGCAATGTCTACGGCACTCCGACGCCGGGGGCGCCGAACAACCGGTTCGCGTTACAGACGATGACTGAAGAGCTTCGCCGAACCAAGTTGCGGCTCTTCGAACCGTTGTCACGAATGGATGTGGGGTCGCTTGTCGTTCCGCTGGGGACGACCCATGGTACGACCAATGCGGTTGTGTTCGGGATGGGGTTGATGCTTCATCGAGACGAACAACTCAATCTCGTTAACCGAGCTCCAGTCCAATTCATGCACCACGACTTGGATGCTCCGCCGTGGTGGCATTTCTACAAACGGCCTTATCTTTACATCGACGGATTTGCCCAGAAGGGGCATCGTGGTTTGATGCAGTTTATGCTCGTTCCTGAAAATGGGCCCGAGTTTTTCCATCAACATGAAGATGAATTTCGCGATATCTACGCTTACCTCTCCTCGCTGCGGCCGCCGAAGTACGAGGGCCAGATTGACGAGAAGTTGGTCGGAGTCGGCAAGGGCATTTTTGACCACAATTGTGCCGAATGTCATGGTACCTATGGAGTCGATTCGGAGTATCCCAACCGGCGAATTGCACTGCAGGATATCGGCACCGATCCAGTGCGTGCCAACGCGCTTCCGGCGATCGGTCGAAGCTTCTATGCACGCAGTTGGTTTGCTCATGCGGGGGAAGCCGACGAGCAGCAAACGATTGTTGATCTTGACGGTTACGTCGCACCGCCGCTGGACGGCGTGTGGGCCAGCGCTCCGTATTTCCATAACGGTAGCGTGCCGACGTTATGGCACGTGTTGCATCCCAGTGAGCGGCCCACCGTTTGGCGTCCGGTGAGTGAACAGATGGATGAGCAACGGGTTGGGTTGTCGATCGAAGTGGTCGAGAAAGTGCCGTTATCGGAGCCCGACGTCGCGATTCGTCGCAGCTACTTCGATACCCGTCGCTTTAGTAAAAGCAATGCCGGGCACGACTATCCCAACGTCTTGAGCGAAGCCGAGAAGACCGCGGTACTCGAGTATCTCAAAACGCTCTAA
- a CDS encoding signal peptidase II, producing the protein MDETDRALSTSSPMSVPKNRVWVFLGLALTGAIADLWSKQAIFAWRGLPGQKDIWWVVEGYFGIETAVNLGAVFGIGQGQGLIFAGLSIVAGVGILAWLFWFRAAYSMWLTVALGLIGGGIIGNLYDRLGMWWQPGYPEAWKSGVRDWVLWQASNQWRWPNFNIADSLLVVGACMLMYQSFFPEQVGFPIPEAKPDEAGESSSQSE; encoded by the coding sequence ATGGACGAAACCGATCGAGCCCTCTCCACGTCGTCGCCGATGAGCGTTCCGAAGAACCGAGTATGGGTGTTTTTGGGGCTAGCCCTCACCGGTGCCATCGCCGATTTGTGGAGCAAGCAAGCCATTTTCGCCTGGCGAGGCCTGCCCGGTCAAAAGGACATTTGGTGGGTGGTTGAGGGCTACTTTGGGATCGAAACCGCCGTCAATCTGGGGGCCGTTTTCGGCATCGGACAGGGCCAAGGGCTCATCTTTGCCGGCTTGTCGATCGTCGCTGGCGTGGGAATTTTAGCCTGGTTGTTCTGGTTTCGTGCCGCTTATTCGATGTGGCTAACTGTCGCACTTGGACTGATCGGCGGCGGGATCATTGGCAATCTCTACGACCGTTTAGGGATGTGGTGGCAACCTGGGTACCCCGAAGCATGGAAAAGTGGCGTGCGCGACTGGGTTTTGTGGCAAGCTAGCAATCAGTGGCGTTGGCCCAATTTCAATATCGCCGATTCGCTGTTGGTGGTCGGAGCGTGCATGTTGATGTATCAATCCTTTTTTCCAGAGCAGGTCGGTTTCCCGATCCCAGAAGCCAAACCCGATGAAGCGGGCGAGTCAAGCTCGCAAAGCGAATAA
- the thrC gene encoding threonine synthase: protein MLQTANSTSVPQTDLAFQRCINPTCGATYEANSVRTSCDKCGDLLDIEYEWDRATLPKKLNEFEAMWSQRTNPVRFSGVWRFHELLPFVPQDKIVTVGEGQTLLQQTDAVGDYVGMNHGRLHLQYEGMNPSGSFKDNGMCAAVTHAAMMGAKRAACASTGNTSASLALYCSATRLMKAVIFIGSGKISYGKLSQALDYGALTVQIAGDFDDAMIRVKQISQELGIYLVNSVNPFRLEGQKTIMFRVLEALRWEVPDWIVVPGGNLGNSSAFGKAFSELKALGLIDRMPRLAVINASGADTLYELFERRGVRWNGGHVNMDPIRDYNDLMDREGKKADTIASAIEINRPVNLKKCLRALDVMDGVVRQVSDQEILDAKAKVGAGGFGCEPASAASVAGARLLRREGVIAPSDRVVCILTGHELKDPTATVAYHTTDQEVFNKTLGSRGVTKASHANRAIAVPNELDDIIKAIQLYS, encoded by the coding sequence ATGTTGCAGACCGCCAATTCAACCAGCGTCCCGCAAACGGATCTCGCCTTTCAACGCTGCATCAACCCCACGTGCGGGGCAACGTACGAGGCGAATAGCGTCCGCACGTCCTGTGACAAGTGTGGCGATCTGCTGGATATCGAGTACGAATGGGATCGCGCCACGCTGCCGAAAAAGCTGAACGAGTTTGAAGCGATGTGGAGCCAACGCACCAACCCGGTCCGCTTCAGCGGCGTGTGGCGGTTTCACGAACTGTTGCCATTTGTCCCCCAAGACAAGATCGTCACCGTCGGCGAAGGGCAAACCTTGCTGCAGCAAACCGATGCGGTTGGTGACTACGTGGGCATGAACCACGGTCGGCTACACCTGCAATACGAAGGCATGAACCCCTCGGGAAGCTTTAAAGACAACGGGATGTGCGCCGCGGTGACGCATGCGGCGATGATGGGGGCCAAACGCGCCGCGTGTGCGAGCACAGGAAACACCAGCGCGTCGCTAGCGCTGTACTGCAGCGCCACTCGCTTGATGAAGGCGGTGATCTTTATCGGCAGCGGCAAGATCTCGTACGGCAAACTGAGCCAGGCGCTCGATTATGGAGCATTGACCGTCCAAATCGCTGGCGACTTTGACGATGCGATGATCCGCGTCAAGCAGATCTCGCAAGAACTAGGCATCTACCTAGTCAACAGCGTCAACCCATTCCGGCTCGAAGGCCAAAAAACGATCATGTTTCGCGTCCTCGAAGCGCTTCGCTGGGAAGTGCCCGATTGGATCGTCGTCCCCGGCGGCAACCTTGGCAACAGCAGTGCGTTTGGCAAAGCCTTTAGCGAACTGAAAGCCCTTGGTTTGATCGACCGTATGCCACGCTTGGCGGTGATCAACGCGTCGGGCGCCGACACCTTGTACGAATTGTTCGAACGCCGCGGAGTCCGTTGGAACGGCGGCCACGTCAACATGGACCCCATTCGTGACTACAACGATTTGATGGACCGCGAAGGTAAGAAGGCCGACACGATCGCCAGCGCGATTGAAATCAATCGCCCCGTGAACTTGAAAAAATGCCTGCGTGCCCTCGATGTCATGGATGGGGTGGTGCGTCAAGTCAGCGACCAAGAGATCTTGGATGCCAAAGCCAAGGTAGGCGCCGGAGGGTTCGGTTGCGAACCCGCATCGGCCGCCAGTGTCGCAGGAGCAAGACTGCTCCGCCGCGAAGGGGTGATCGCCCCCAGTGACCGCGTCGTCTGCATCTTGACTGGCCACGAGTTGAAAGACCCCACCGCGACGGTGGCCTACCATACCACCGACCAAGAAGTCTTCAACAAGACACTCGGCAGCCGTGGAGTGACCAAAGCCAGCCATGCGAACCGAGCGATCGCCGTTCCTAACGAATTGGATGACATCATCAAAGCGATTCAGTTGTATTCGTAA
- a CDS encoding glycerol-3-phosphate dehydrogenase/oxidase, which translates to MNRDDSIERLQTRKTPWDILVVGGGATGIGIAMDAATRGLDVLLLEQSDFGKGTSSRSTKLVHGGVRYLEQGNITLVRDALRERSLLRANAPHLVHDMPFLIPCKNRWERFFYGVGLKLYDFLAAGNNFGRSHGVSLKETLAKIPVLKPSVSRGGVIYHDGQFDDTRLLINMATTATQHGACLINYAAVNAMTKDLTGNINGVTAIDHETNQTWTIPAKCVVNAAGPFCDSVRELDDAHGEKMLAASQGVHIVLPRRFFPADIALIVPKTSDGRVLFIIPWHEHTVIGTTDTPIETATLEPTPLPGEIQFLLDTTAEYLTDPPTIEDVQSVFTGIRPLVKGDKSARTASLSRDHTIRISDSGLVTITGGKWTTVRKMAEDCVDRVVKKANLNASPCSTQTMHLHGFVDPSKLPSSPRSYYGSDLAAIEALEQQSPELKQPLHPELTLRGSDVVWAVRHEMARTVEDVLARRSRSLFLNAPASLEIAAEVARHMAAELNRDQTWIDDQLRDFQNVAQHYLAKQSS; encoded by the coding sequence ATGAACCGCGACGATTCCATTGAACGCTTGCAAACGCGAAAAACGCCTTGGGACATTCTCGTCGTCGGCGGAGGAGCTACCGGGATCGGAATTGCAATGGATGCAGCCACACGCGGCTTGGATGTGTTGCTGTTGGAGCAATCCGATTTTGGTAAAGGAACCTCCAGCCGCAGCACGAAACTCGTCCATGGCGGTGTGCGGTATCTCGAACAAGGCAACATCACCTTGGTGCGTGATGCGCTGCGCGAGCGGAGTTTACTGCGTGCCAATGCACCGCACCTCGTTCATGACATGCCCTTCTTGATTCCCTGTAAAAATCGCTGGGAACGATTCTTCTATGGCGTCGGATTAAAACTCTATGATTTCCTTGCCGCCGGGAACAACTTTGGCCGCTCCCACGGGGTGTCACTGAAAGAAACATTAGCGAAAATCCCGGTGCTCAAACCGAGCGTATCTCGGGGCGGTGTGATTTACCACGACGGCCAATTCGATGACACGCGGTTATTGATCAACATGGCTACGACGGCAACCCAGCACGGCGCCTGCTTGATCAACTACGCCGCCGTCAACGCCATGACCAAAGATCTGACGGGGAACATCAACGGGGTCACGGCCATCGACCACGAAACGAACCAAACCTGGACGATTCCGGCGAAGTGCGTCGTCAATGCGGCCGGCCCGTTTTGTGATAGCGTCCGTGAACTTGACGATGCACACGGCGAAAAGATGCTGGCGGCTAGCCAAGGGGTTCACATCGTTTTGCCCCGCCGCTTCTTCCCCGCTGATATCGCCTTGATCGTCCCCAAGACATCCGATGGACGCGTGCTGTTTATCATTCCCTGGCACGAGCACACGGTGATCGGAACGACCGACACGCCCATCGAAACCGCGACGCTCGAGCCGACGCCTCTGCCAGGCGAGATCCAATTCCTGCTGGACACGACCGCAGAATATCTGACCGATCCTCCCACAATCGAGGATGTCCAAAGCGTCTTCACCGGGATCCGCCCGTTGGTCAAAGGCGACAAATCGGCGCGAACGGCATCTCTTTCACGCGACCACACCATCCGCATCTCCGACTCGGGCTTGGTGACGATCACCGGGGGTAAATGGACCACGGTGCGCAAGATGGCCGAGGACTGCGTCGACCGCGTCGTCAAAAAAGCGAACTTGAATGCGAGTCCATGCAGCACCCAAACGATGCACCTACACGGCTTTGTCGACCCATCCAAGCTACCCTCGTCGCCACGATCGTATTACGGATCAGACCTCGCGGCGATCGAAGCACTCGAGCAACAATCGCCGGAACTCAAACAACCGCTCCATCCTGAGCTGACCCTTCGTGGTTCAGACGTCGTGTGGGCGGTTCGCCATGAAATGGCCCGCACCGTCGAAGATGTGCTCGCTCGACGATCACGTTCGTTGTTTTTGAACGCCCCTGCGTCGCTGGAGATCGCTGCCGAAGTCGCCCGGCATATGGCGGCGGAGCTCAACCGCGACCAAACATGGATCGACGATCAACTCCGCGATTTTCAAAACGTCGCTCAGCACTACTTAGCTAAGCAGAGCTCGTGA
- the glpK gene encoding glycerol kinase GlpK, with amino-acid sequence MKAVLAFDQGTTSSRAIAFDHSGIILGVAQREFTQHYPKSGWVEHDANEIWESQLHVGREVLEQCKLEPSEIAAIGITNQRETTVLWDRATGAPVHNAIVWQDRRTAEYCDSLREAGHLEMIAKKTGLLIDAYFCATKLRWLLDNVDGARERAERGELAFGTIDSWLFWKLTGGRIHATDVSNASRTMLFDIAKHQWDDELLALLDIPRSVLPKVLPSSHLYGETEAELFGGAIPLGGAAGDQQSALFGQNCTQVGMAKNTYGTGCFMLMNIGEKPWASKCKLLTTVACTADATHQYALEGSIFIAGAIVQWLRDGLGIIQSSSEVEPLAASVTDSDGVYLVPAFAGLGAPHWDAYARGTIVGLTRGTTRAHIARAALEGIAFQVADVLDAMQEDAGTKIAELRVDGGAAANNLLMQFQADIMQIPVVRPKVLETTALGAAYLAGLASGFWKDLDDISNVWQTDRIFTPSMSPEEAKQRRSRWSDALERARSWEQKS; translated from the coding sequence ATGAAAGCCGTCTTAGCCTTCGACCAAGGGACCACCAGCTCTCGCGCGATCGCCTTTGATCACTCTGGCATTATTCTGGGAGTCGCCCAGCGCGAGTTCACTCAGCACTACCCGAAATCAGGCTGGGTTGAACACGACGCCAATGAAATCTGGGAATCGCAACTCCACGTTGGACGCGAGGTGCTTGAGCAGTGCAAGCTCGAGCCCAGTGAAATCGCCGCGATCGGGATCACCAATCAACGCGAAACCACCGTGCTTTGGGATCGAGCTACCGGGGCGCCGGTTCACAACGCCATCGTATGGCAAGACCGGCGGACGGCGGAATACTGTGACTCGCTTCGTGAAGCGGGACACCTCGAGATGATTGCGAAAAAAACCGGCTTACTGATCGACGCCTACTTCTGTGCGACCAAACTCCGCTGGTTACTCGACAATGTCGACGGAGCGCGTGAACGTGCCGAGCGAGGCGAACTTGCCTTCGGCACCATCGATAGCTGGCTGTTTTGGAAACTGACCGGCGGTCGCATTCATGCCACCGACGTCAGTAATGCTTCGCGAACGATGCTGTTCGATATTGCCAAACACCAGTGGGACGACGAGCTCTTAGCATTACTCGACATTCCCCGCAGCGTGCTTCCCAAGGTATTGCCGTCAAGCCATTTGTATGGCGAAACGGAAGCTGAATTATTCGGCGGTGCGATCCCCCTTGGTGGCGCGGCGGGCGATCAACAATCCGCCTTGTTTGGACAAAACTGTACCCAAGTCGGCATGGCCAAGAACACCTACGGCACGGGATGTTTCATGCTAATGAATATTGGAGAAAAGCCGTGGGCCTCCAAATGCAAACTGCTTACCACCGTCGCCTGTACCGCTGACGCCACGCATCAATACGCCTTGGAGGGCAGCATCTTCATCGCCGGTGCGATCGTTCAATGGCTGCGAGACGGACTAGGGATTATCCAATCCTCTTCCGAAGTGGAACCGCTCGCAGCGAGCGTGACCGATTCCGATGGCGTGTACTTGGTCCCCGCGTTCGCCGGGCTCGGTGCCCCGCACTGGGACGCGTACGCACGCGGCACAATCGTAGGCCTGACCCGCGGAACCACCCGAGCTCATATCGCACGAGCCGCTCTGGAAGGGATTGCGTTTCAAGTCGCCGATGTGCTCGATGCGATGCAAGAGGACGCGGGGACGAAGATCGCAGAATTGCGAGTTGATGGCGGCGCGGCGGCCAACAACCTGCTGATGCAATTCCAAGCCGACATTATGCAAATCCCTGTCGTCCGCCCCAAGGTGCTCGAGACGACGGCACTCGGCGCGGCTTACTTGGCGGGACTCGCCAGCGGGTTTTGGAAAGACCTTGATGACATTTCCAACGTCTGGCAAACCGACCGCATCTTCACGCCAAGCATGTCACCCGAGGAAGCAAAACAACGTCGTAGCCGCTGGTCCGATGCACTCGAGCGCGCACGATCCTGGGAGCAAAAATCATGA
- the hisN gene encoding histidinol-phosphatase: MASKPADWQSMHEGRLSAMIEVVQAAGQHTLKYFGASGLVVDAKTDDSPVTVADREAEQLVRKMLGERFPDDTVQGEEFAEKTGTSSYRWVVDPIDGTKSFVCGVPLYSTLLAVECDGVVVGGAIFIPALGELIVAAVGQGSWHRKTADSAWAQASVSGKTELSTAVFVTSEVGSFAKRGNANAYARLEGDAWVTRSWGDGYGYLLVATGRADLMVDPMCNAWDVAAIMPIVEEAGGKFTDWKGEPTVRGGDGIGTNGHLHAAVLERLFD; the protein is encoded by the coding sequence ATGGCGAGCAAACCAGCCGATTGGCAATCGATGCACGAAGGTCGGCTTTCGGCGATGATCGAAGTCGTACAGGCGGCCGGACAACACACGTTGAAGTACTTCGGGGCCAGCGGGTTGGTCGTGGATGCGAAAACCGACGACTCGCCTGTTACCGTGGCCGACCGCGAAGCCGAGCAATTGGTTCGCAAAATGCTCGGCGAGCGGTTTCCCGACGACACCGTCCAAGGCGAAGAGTTTGCGGAGAAAACCGGGACCAGTTCCTATCGCTGGGTCGTGGATCCGATTGATGGCACGAAGTCGTTTGTTTGTGGTGTGCCGCTCTATTCGACGCTATTGGCTGTGGAGTGTGACGGAGTCGTGGTGGGCGGGGCGATCTTCATTCCTGCCTTGGGCGAGTTGATCGTTGCCGCAGTAGGGCAGGGCAGTTGGCACCGAAAAACCGCCGATTCCGCTTGGGCCCAGGCCTCGGTGTCTGGCAAAACCGAGCTTTCCACAGCGGTGTTTGTGACCAGCGAGGTGGGCTCGTTCGCCAAACGGGGCAATGCTAACGCCTACGCACGACTCGAGGGCGATGCTTGGGTGACGCGAAGTTGGGGTGATGGGTACGGTTATTTGCTCGTCGCCACCGGGCGTGCCGACCTGATGGTCGATCCCATGTGCAACGCCTGGGACGTCGCCGCGATCATGCCGATTGTCGAAGAGGCGGGGGGGAAATTCACCGATTGGAAGGGCGAGCCGACCGTCCGCGGCGGCGATGGCATCGGAACCAACGGCCATTTGCATGCCGCTGTCTTGGAACGGCTGTTCGACTAG